A DNA window from Scomber japonicus isolate fScoJap1 chromosome 14, fScoJap1.pri, whole genome shotgun sequence contains the following coding sequences:
- the ndnfl gene encoding protein NDNF, with protein sequence MALVSLSWCLSAALALLWSTSWPQAHSALAPENEVPLRPTTWLPEGKITSVTLPKGRTRRLYFTLKKKAPAMSVTVSPCDLPIEWSLAARTMKDKPLKSLQWSSKKSTPEVWWKGPGTEVKIHSFTGNVVDTYRGPSNPHASIYILRVRSKQQNTRVTMYLHEGLGTSGAFPLVPADPRVHTLGVGMTSVTLSWAPSASLTSLPHTQKNYDYCVLVNSQQNYNSLCAARESMRKEKAQNQEQKERTRRVTVWPILKEWWWQQWDTFPETQSPSTSLSDEYADLQCVCQGTESVCTVSELLPDTQYYFDVFVIDRLNGTSMAYKGAVASTHEEARPAITTLREGELRWVTFHDKASNSEQFFNFNPRGWQQSGLLTLQSCGGDEKIKVTVSSKGQVLTSQAVGGDLVQIWLQGSPSYLIHLEREGTIPGKSSPVAHPALPGGLMASVKIQTSSAYHRRGVPSLPPTLQIKSFNRLRGCNSVTLAWMGTEERSLYCVYRRKLGKSEADAGGVSALTAPCLGPESRSDTERVLCKYFQELNPRRAVTTAVIGGLEPGMAYVFDVYLMRRWGIPIKYASKMVKTRKEC encoded by the exons ATGGCACTCGTGTCCCTGTCCTGGTGTCTCAGTGCAGCTTTGGCACTGCTTTGGAGCACTTCATGGCCCCAGGCTCACTCAGCCTTGGCGCCTGAGAATGAGGTGCCACTTCGCCCTACTACATGGTTACCAGAGGGGAAGATCACCTCTGTAACTCTCCCCAAAGGACGAACTCGCAG GCTATACTTCACACTGAAGAAGAAGGCTCCTGCGATGTCCGTGACTGTCAGCCCATGTGACCTCCCCATCGAGTGGAGCTTGGCTGCCCGTACCATGAAGGATAAACCGCTAAAGAGCCTGCAGT GGAGTTCCAAAAAGAGCACACCTGAGGTGTGGTGGAAAGGTCCTGGGACTGAGGTGAAAATACACAGCTTTACCGGCAATGTAGTGGACACATACAGGGGTCCTTCCAATCCCCATGCCTCCATCTACATCCTGAGGGTGCGATCCAAACAGCAGAACACCAGAGTTACCATGTACCTCCATGAAGGCCTGGGGACCTCAGGTGCCTTCCCTCTCGTCCCAGCTGACCCTCGAGTGCACACACTAGGTGTAGGAATGACAAGTGTCACCCTCAGCTGGGCACCCAGTGCTTCGCTAACCagcctcccacacacacagaaaaattaTGATTATTGTGTCCTTGTCAACTCTCAGCAAAATTACAATAGCCTCTGTGCTGCCAGAGAGAGCATGAGGAAGGAGAAAGCTCAGAACCAAGAACAGAAGGAGAGGACGAGGAGAGTCACAGTGTGGCCAATTTTGAAAGAatggtggtggcagcagtgGGACACTTTTCCTGAGACCCAAAGTCCATCTACTTCCCTCAGCGATGAGTATGCTGatctccagtgtgtgtgtcaggggacAGAGAGTGTTTGCACTGTCTCTGAGCTCCTTCCTGACACCCAGTATTATTTTGATGTCTTTGTGATTGACAGGCTAAATGGGACCAGCATGGCCTACAAAGGGGCTGTTGCTAGTACGCACGAGGAGGCTCGACCAGCGATCACCACACTCAGAGAGGGGGAGCTAAGGTGGGTTACCTTCCACGACAAAGCGTCCAATTCAGAGCAGTTCTTCAATTTCAATCCGCGAGGCTGGCAGCAGAGTGGTCTCCTCACACTGCAGAGCTGCGGTGGAGATGAAAAAATCAAGGTCACAGTGTCCAGTAAAGGTCAAGTTTTGACATCCCAGGCTGTGGGAGGAGATTTAGTGCAGATCTGGCTCCAGGGAAGTCCTTCTTATTTAATCCACTTGGAGAGAGAAGGAACCATCCCAGGGAAGAGCTCTCCTGTTGCACATCCAGCTTTACCAGGAGGTCTGATGGCTTCAGTCAAAATTCAGACATCTTCAGCCTACCACCGCAGAGGTGTCCCGTCATTGCCACCCACCTTGCAGATAAAATCCTTCAACCGGTTGCGTGGATGCAACAGTGTCACCCTGGCATGGATGGGCACAGAGGAAAGGAGCTTGTACTGTGTGTACCGCCGAAAGCTAGGAAAAAGTGAAGCAGATGCTGGGGGAGTATCAGCTCTAACTGCACCCTGTCTGGGGCCAGAGTCCCGTTCTGACACCGAGAGAGTTCTCTGCAAGTATTTCCAGGAGCTGAATCCTCGGCGGGCCGTCACTACAGCTGTGATCGGGGGCCTGGAGCCAGGGATGGCCTATGTGTTTGATGTCTATCTAATGAGACGCTGGGGGATCCCTATCAAGTATGCCAGCAAGATGGTGAAGACCAGAAAGGAATGCTGA
- the dnajc9 gene encoding dnaJ homolog subfamily C member 9: protein MGLLERCDEFFKTSNLYEVLGINKEATEAEIRRGYYKVSLTVHPDRAPEDPLATEKFQVLGKLYAVLSDKEQREVYDEQGVVDEESDVLSQDRSWEDYWRLLFPKITMQDILEFEKKYKGTDEEREDLLKLYVKYKGDMDAITVSALCCSQENEPRLCGIIQDAIKNGEVEAFPAFTKENDKKKRARRKRADRERQEAEEMQKEMGLGDEDDSLVMMLQQRQKSREQSFNSLLSDLEAKYAKPSGKSQKSKRGKK, encoded by the exons ATGGGTTTGCTCGAACGCTGCGACGAGTTCTTCAAGACCTCAAACCTGTACGAGGTGCTGGGTATCAACAAGGAGGCGACAGAGGCAGAGATCCGCAGGGGCTACTACAAAGTGTCACTCACCGTGCATCCAGACCGGGCTCCTGAAGACCCGCTGGCCACGGAGAAATTTCAG gtgTTAGGAAAGCTGTATGCAGTGCTGAGCGATAAAGAGCAGAGGGAGGTTTATGATGAGCAGGGAGTGGTGGATGAAGAGTCTGACGTCCTGAGTCAAGACCGTAGCTGGGAAGACTACTGGAGGCTGCTTTTCCCCAAG ATTACTATGCAAGACATCCTTGAATTTGAGAAGAAATACAAGGGCACTGACGAGGAGCGGGAGGATTTGCTCAAGCTGTATGTGAAGTACAAGGGAGATATGGACGCCATCACGGTCTCGGCCCTGTGCTGCTCCCAGGAAAATGAACCCAGGCTCTGCGGCATCATCCAGGATGCCATTAAAAACGGAGAAGTCGAAGCATTCCCAGCTTTCACTAAGGAGAATGACAAGAAGAAGAGGGCTCGCAGGAAGAGG GCTGACAGGGAACGACAAGAAGCAGAAGAAATGCAGAAAGAGATGGGGCTGGGCGATGAGGATGACAGTCTTGTGATGATGCTCCAG CAAAGGCAAAAGTCCAGAGAGCAGTCCTTTAACAGTCTCCTGTCTGATCTGGAAGCAAAATACGCCAAACCAAGTGGAAAATCCCAAAAatcaaaaagaggaaaaaagtga
- the fam149b1 gene encoding protein FAM149B1 isoform X2, which translates to MISRYNRRPVSHKLEIRGLSRSSLDHHPLPEEADDNHTPHRYLHDLQEAVSIHNSSETSAASGPSDCLTVISVDSNQSWSGIHSSTGTGISTERSSVFSWGYDEFDKAASRQVQLMFEEIDKELYEGKGSGVGILQGLQDECQQWATRFPHLRILGSQLVCPSDEGFQWYATSGKGSSSSSLSAGKESSVKSLEKDQGCTELNVLGRRAALIKSSSPDLDGHLGTSSSSSKQEEPRMIEVEGLMEEYLAFDSRDLEDEWEQDCSGRRHHCMPPVSPYRCRRQAVLDVLFDDVWQELVGWMKELVQRQWECCTSNDDKISGNLSPVQQDSQNPFMLFSTLPTMLPKLGQSRVPPLTAGLQFQAGRVPVGAAVTQHNLNDLIVIHSIPLQQRNLGVLDRTQEPEERASHRPGSSVVPSSKPRPRRTIEQSSSSLSRPAQSARRRNPPPRTLLPLVPGLSQSSAAVSMDEVIRGTRLPTASDRLTSPLLPLSRNTLLPPISTGDPESSQSGQQSKPAQRQKGPSSRAHSAINDEAGSSIPRDRHYLLDVFSRPNTTHTYRSDTPYRRSFTVLDNIGQGRAGRASVGTDSLGIGVTGISLGISSSSFLDSFSHHPLGHSPIKDEEEPDPQAPAPAPLVPVSVPARSYTRGGISSRASRPGL; encoded by the exons ATGATTTCACGATACAACAGAAGACCTGTATCACACAAACTAGAGAT TCGTGGGTTGTCTCGAAGCAGCTTGGACCACCACCCTCTACCAGAGGAAGCAGATGATAACCACACGCCTCATCGCTACCTCCATGACCTGCAGGAAGCTGTCTCCATTCACAACAG CTCAGAGACATCTGCTGCCTCAGGCCCCTCGGACTGTCTCACCGTCATCTCAGTGGACTCCAACCAGTCCTGGTCAGGTATTCACAGCTCAACAGGCACTGGCATCTCCACAGAGAGGAGCTCTGTTTTCTCCTGGGGCTACGAT GAATTTGACAAGGCAGCATCACGGCAGGTGCAGCTTATGTTTGAGGAGATCGACAAAGAGCTGTACGAGGGGAAAGGCAGCGGGGTAGGGATACTCCAGGGACTGCAGGATGAATGTCAGCAGTGGGCCACACGTTTCCCACATCTTCG GATCCTGGGGAGTCAGCTGGTCTGTCCCAGTGATGAGGGCTTCCAGTGGTACGCCACCTCAGGGAAGGGCAGCTCGAGCAGCAGCCTATCAGCAGGCAAAGAGAGCAGTGTGAAGTCCCTGGAGAAAGACCAGGGCTGCACAGA ATTGAACGTGCTGGGCAGGAGAGCGGCGCTGATCAAGTCCTCCTCACCAGACTTGGATGGGCATCTTGGTACCTCCAGTAGCTCCAGCAAGCAAGAAGAGCCAAGAATGATTGAAGTAGAAGGTCTGATGGAGGAATATCTGGCTTTTGATAGCAGGGACCT GGAGGATGAGTGGGAGCAGGATTGTTCGGGTCGGAGGCATCACTGCATGCCCCCTGTCTCACCATACCGGTGTCGCCGCCAAGCTGTCCTCGACGTGTTGTTTGATGACGTGTGGCAGGAGCTGGTCGGCTGGATGAAAGAGCTAGTCCAACGCCAATGGGAATGCTGCACTTCAA ATGACGACAAGATTTCTGGGAACTTGAGCCCTGTGCAGCAAGACTCCCAGAATCCCTTCATGCTGTTCTCCACATTGCCCACCATGCTGCCCAAACTTGGCCAGAGCAGGGTGCCCCCACTCACAGCTGGCCTGCAGTTCCAG GCTGGACGGGTCCCAGTAGGAGCAGCAGTGACCCAGCACAACCTGAATGACCTCATCGTGATCCACAGCATCCCCCTACAGCAGAGAAATCTGGGTGTTCTGGACAGGACCCA GGAGCCAGAGGAGCGGGCATCCCATAGACCAGGCTCCAGTGTGGTCCCCTCCAGCAAGCCTCGCCCTCGCCGAACCATAGAGCAGAGCTCTTCTTCACTATCCCGTCCGGCCCAGTCAGCTCGACGCAGAAACCCTCCTCCCCGAACCCTCCTGCCACTGGTTCCCGGCCTTAGTCAGTCCAGCGCAGCGGTATCCATGGATGAGGTCATCCGCGGGACACGTCT ACCCACGGCCAGCGACCGCCTGACGTCTCCATTGTTGCCTCTGAGCAGAAACACACTCCTTCCCCCCATCAGCACTGGAGACCCGGAGTCATCCCAGTCAGGGCAGCAGTCCAAACCTGCACAG CGTCAGAAAGGCCCGTCCAGCCGTGCCCACAGCGCTATAAATGATGAAGCTGGCAGTTCAATACCAAGAGATCGTCACTACCTGCTAGATGTCTTCTCTCGGCCCAACACCACTCACACATACAGG TCGGACACACCTTACCGCCGCTCCTTCACAGTATTGGACAACATCGGGCAGGGGAGGGCAGGCAGAGCCTCTGTGGGCACAG ACTCTCTTGGAATCGGTGTGACTGGCATTAGTCTTGGCATCAGCAGCTCATCTTTCTTGGACTCGTTTTCCCACCATCCCCTGGGCCACTCGCCCATCAAAGACGAAGAGGAGCCAGACCCGCAAGCCCCCGCCCCAG CTCCACTGGTGCCTGTTTCAGTCCCGGCTCGCTCTTACACCCGGGGAGGCATCTCTTCCAGAGCCAGCAGACCTGGCTTGTAG
- the fam149b1 gene encoding protein FAM149B1 isoform X1, whose protein sequence is MISRYNRRPVSHKLEIRGLSRSSLDHHPLPEEADDNHTPHRYLHDLQEAVSIHNSSETSAASGPSDCLTVISVDSNQSWSGIHSSTGTGISTERSSVFSWGYDEFDKAASRQVQLMFEEIDKELYEGKGSGVGILQGLQDECQQWATRFPHLRILGSQLVCPSDEGFQWYATSGKGSSSSSLSAGKESSVKSLEKDQGCTELNVLGRRAALIKSSSPDLDGHLGTSSSSSKQEEPRMIEVEGLMEEYLAFDSRDLEDEWEQDCSGRRHHCMPPVSPYRCRRQAVLDVLFDDVWQELVGWMKELVQRQWECCTSNDDKISGNLSPVQQDSQNPFMLFSTLPTMLPKLGQSRVPPLTAGLQFQAGRVPVGAAVTQHNLNDLIVIHSIPLQQRNLGVLDRTQEPEERASHRPGSSVVPSSKPRPRRTIEQSSSSLSRPAQSARRRNPPPRTLLPLVPGLSQSSAAVSMDEVIRGTRLPTASDRLTSPLLPLSRNTLLPPISTGDPESSQSGQQSKPAQRQKGPSSRAHSAINDEAGSSIPRDRHYLLDVFSRPNTTHTYRSDTPYRRSFTVLDNIGQGRAGRASVGTDSLGIGVTGISLGISSSSFLDSFSHHPLGHSPIKDEEEPDPQAPAPVAPLVPVSVPARSYTRGGISSRASRPGL, encoded by the exons ATGATTTCACGATACAACAGAAGACCTGTATCACACAAACTAGAGAT TCGTGGGTTGTCTCGAAGCAGCTTGGACCACCACCCTCTACCAGAGGAAGCAGATGATAACCACACGCCTCATCGCTACCTCCATGACCTGCAGGAAGCTGTCTCCATTCACAACAG CTCAGAGACATCTGCTGCCTCAGGCCCCTCGGACTGTCTCACCGTCATCTCAGTGGACTCCAACCAGTCCTGGTCAGGTATTCACAGCTCAACAGGCACTGGCATCTCCACAGAGAGGAGCTCTGTTTTCTCCTGGGGCTACGAT GAATTTGACAAGGCAGCATCACGGCAGGTGCAGCTTATGTTTGAGGAGATCGACAAAGAGCTGTACGAGGGGAAAGGCAGCGGGGTAGGGATACTCCAGGGACTGCAGGATGAATGTCAGCAGTGGGCCACACGTTTCCCACATCTTCG GATCCTGGGGAGTCAGCTGGTCTGTCCCAGTGATGAGGGCTTCCAGTGGTACGCCACCTCAGGGAAGGGCAGCTCGAGCAGCAGCCTATCAGCAGGCAAAGAGAGCAGTGTGAAGTCCCTGGAGAAAGACCAGGGCTGCACAGA ATTGAACGTGCTGGGCAGGAGAGCGGCGCTGATCAAGTCCTCCTCACCAGACTTGGATGGGCATCTTGGTACCTCCAGTAGCTCCAGCAAGCAAGAAGAGCCAAGAATGATTGAAGTAGAAGGTCTGATGGAGGAATATCTGGCTTTTGATAGCAGGGACCT GGAGGATGAGTGGGAGCAGGATTGTTCGGGTCGGAGGCATCACTGCATGCCCCCTGTCTCACCATACCGGTGTCGCCGCCAAGCTGTCCTCGACGTGTTGTTTGATGACGTGTGGCAGGAGCTGGTCGGCTGGATGAAAGAGCTAGTCCAACGCCAATGGGAATGCTGCACTTCAA ATGACGACAAGATTTCTGGGAACTTGAGCCCTGTGCAGCAAGACTCCCAGAATCCCTTCATGCTGTTCTCCACATTGCCCACCATGCTGCCCAAACTTGGCCAGAGCAGGGTGCCCCCACTCACAGCTGGCCTGCAGTTCCAG GCTGGACGGGTCCCAGTAGGAGCAGCAGTGACCCAGCACAACCTGAATGACCTCATCGTGATCCACAGCATCCCCCTACAGCAGAGAAATCTGGGTGTTCTGGACAGGACCCA GGAGCCAGAGGAGCGGGCATCCCATAGACCAGGCTCCAGTGTGGTCCCCTCCAGCAAGCCTCGCCCTCGCCGAACCATAGAGCAGAGCTCTTCTTCACTATCCCGTCCGGCCCAGTCAGCTCGACGCAGAAACCCTCCTCCCCGAACCCTCCTGCCACTGGTTCCCGGCCTTAGTCAGTCCAGCGCAGCGGTATCCATGGATGAGGTCATCCGCGGGACACGTCT ACCCACGGCCAGCGACCGCCTGACGTCTCCATTGTTGCCTCTGAGCAGAAACACACTCCTTCCCCCCATCAGCACTGGAGACCCGGAGTCATCCCAGTCAGGGCAGCAGTCCAAACCTGCACAG CGTCAGAAAGGCCCGTCCAGCCGTGCCCACAGCGCTATAAATGATGAAGCTGGCAGTTCAATACCAAGAGATCGTCACTACCTGCTAGATGTCTTCTCTCGGCCCAACACCACTCACACATACAGG TCGGACACACCTTACCGCCGCTCCTTCACAGTATTGGACAACATCGGGCAGGGGAGGGCAGGCAGAGCCTCTGTGGGCACAG ACTCTCTTGGAATCGGTGTGACTGGCATTAGTCTTGGCATCAGCAGCTCATCTTTCTTGGACTCGTTTTCCCACCATCCCCTGGGCCACTCGCCCATCAAAGACGAAGAGGAGCCAGACCCGCAAGCCCCCGCCCCAG TAGCTCCACTGGTGCCTGTTTCAGTCCCGGCTCGCTCTTACACCCGGGGAGGCATCTCTTCCAGAGCCAGCAGACCTGGCTTGTAG
- the ecd gene encoding protein ecdysoneless homolog isoform X2 → MDALQRRVVQEDMVQYQLFLIQSDDSTSQHSEEHFSHLLEEILAKVAPLLMQYIWQNQPFNLNYHPEKGVPAHIGGSTQFGDNVEDEWFIVYLLKKITEAFPELAARVEDNDGEFLLIEAADYLPKWLNPDTSENRVFLYRGELHILPYPSKFSPVGISRDVVPSVAQAVALISTNPEACRASPKICSALRKRLEGYPDKIKSGLHRAHCFIPADIAMVLAQRPDLVAPAVSAFYLRDPVDLQACRSFKNFPPDTRVLTSVTFTRCLYAQLQQQQFTPDRRSGFSLPPRSHQQYKAHELGMKLAHGFEILCSKCRLPSSEPDAPVSCNPQWKGFMDSLKRNDYFRGELEGSACYRELTKSAENFFKQSVASKSSEMSPGKEVLQLLHSCDHFNMEELKKQESQLPQEDSDSWLDITAQELERMLQERSGGRADVGSQNTSSTKHTHHVRVADERNKKTEDSKEEEEGAYSLVAVSQGMKNFLNTMSSHEGAELPWTGSSQPFSFDPNSMASALDRLLGSKEEELDSDDLDDDDDDDDDHDDDDDDDDDDDDEKEEVSLGTAEMNGTETLDSLRKYMDQMDQELLSTNIGQSFNLTNDNKAGLDIGSPKPSATDGLLMEGGVEETEEEIQPLDVDFNLVTNLLESLSCQAGLAGPASNLLQSLGIHLPPNSDPS, encoded by the exons ATGGACGCCCTGCAAAGGAGAGTGGTTCAGGAGGACATGGTCCAGTATCAGCTCTTCTTGATCCAGTCGGACGACTCAACTTCACAACACAGTGAGGAGCACTTCTCACATCTCTTAGAGGAGATTTTGGCCAAGGTTGCCCCGCTGCTGATGCAGTACATCTGGCAGAATCAGCCATTCAACCTCAACTACCATCCTGAGAAAG GTGTTCCTGCTCATATTGGAGGTAGCACTCAGTTTGGGGACAATGTGGAGGATGAGTGGTTTATTGTTTACCTCTTAAAGAAAATCACAGAGGCCTTCCCCGAGCTCGCAGCCAG AGTTGAGGACAACGATGGGGAATTTCTCCTGATTGAAGCTGCAGATTATCTTCCAAAGTGGCTGAATCCGGACACCAGTGAGAACAGG GTGTTCCTCTATAGGGGAGAGTTGCACATCCTGCCCTACCCCTCCAAATTCAGTCCAGTAGGGATCTCGAGGGATGTGGTGCCCAGTGTGGCACAGGCTGTAGCGCTGATCTCCACCAACCCAGAGGCCTGTCGGGCAAGCCCCAAGATTTGTTCAGCCCTGAGGAAGCGGCTGGAGGG GTACCCAGACAAGATTAAATCTGGCCTGCATCGTGCCCACTGCTTCATACCTGCAGACATTGCCATGGTGTTGGCACAGAGACCAGACCTAGTCGCCCCTGCTGTTTCAGCTTTCTACCTGCGGGATCCAGTGGATCTCCAGGCGTGTCGAAGCTTCAAGAACTTTCCTCCTGATACAAGAGTCTTAACTTCG GTGACATTTACTCGTTGCCTGTAcgcccagctgcagcagcaacagttcACACCAGACCGGAGGAGCGGTTTCTCTTTGCCTCCTCGCTCTCACCAACAGTACAAAGCCCATGAGCTTGGCATGAAGCTG GCCCACGGCTTTGAGATTCTGTGCTCTAAGTGCAGACTGCCATCTTCAGAGCCTGATGCCCCAGTCAGTTGTAACCCTCAGTGGAAAGGCTTCATGGACAGCCTGAAAAGGAACGACTACTTTCGG GGAGAACTGGAAGGTTCAGCATGTTACAGAGAACTGACGAAATCAGCAGAAAACTTCTTTAAACAGTCTGTTGCCTCAAAATCCAG TGAAATGTCCCCGGGAAAGGAGGTTCTCCAGCTGCTGCACAGCTGCGATCACTTCAacatggaggagctgaagaagcaGGAGTCACAGCTCCCCCAAGAGGACA GTGACAGCTGGCTCGATATCACAGCTCAGGAGTTGGAGCGTATGTTGCAGGAAAGAAGTGGGGGGAGAGCTGATGTTGGCAGCCAAAACACCAGCTCCACTAAACACACGCATCATGTCAGGGTGGCAGACGAGAGGAATAAGAAGACTGAGGACagcaaagaggaagaggagggcgcATACAGCCTGGTAGCAGTGAGTCAGGGGATGAAGAACTTCCTCAACACCATGTCATCACATGAAGGCGCTGAACTGCCCTG GACGGGTTCATCTCAGCCTTTTAGCTTTGACCCGAACTCCATGGCCAGCGCACTGGACCGACTGCTAG gaagcaaagaagaagaacttgATTCAGATGACCTtgacgatgatgacgatgatgacgatgaccatgatgatgatgatgatgatgatgatgatgatgatgatgaaaaagaaGAGGTGTCCCTTGGTACTGCAGAGATGAATGGTACAGAGACGTTGGACAGTCTCAGAAAATATATGGACCAAATGGATCAGGAGCTCCTGAGCACTAATATTGGACAAAGCTTTAATCTAACG AATGATAACAAGGCAGGTCTGGACATTGGGTCTCCCAAACCTTCTGCCACAGATGGCCTCCtgatggagggaggggtggaggagacagaggaggagattCAGCCTCTTGACGTGGACTTCAACCTGGTCACCAACCTGCTGGAGTCCCTCAGCTGTCAGGCCGGGCTTGCCGGACCAGCCTCCAACCTGCTGCAGAGTCTGGGCATACACCTCCCTCCCAACTCTGATCCCTCATAA
- the ecd gene encoding protein ecdysoneless homolog isoform X1 → MDALQRRVVQEDMVQYQLFLIQSDDSTSQHSEEHFSHLLEEILAKVAPLLMQYIWQNQPFNLNYHPEKGGVPAHIGGSTQFGDNVEDEWFIVYLLKKITEAFPELAARVEDNDGEFLLIEAADYLPKWLNPDTSENRVFLYRGELHILPYPSKFSPVGISRDVVPSVAQAVALISTNPEACRASPKICSALRKRLEGYPDKIKSGLHRAHCFIPADIAMVLAQRPDLVAPAVSAFYLRDPVDLQACRSFKNFPPDTRVLTSVTFTRCLYAQLQQQQFTPDRRSGFSLPPRSHQQYKAHELGMKLAHGFEILCSKCRLPSSEPDAPVSCNPQWKGFMDSLKRNDYFRGELEGSACYRELTKSAENFFKQSVASKSSEMSPGKEVLQLLHSCDHFNMEELKKQESQLPQEDSDSWLDITAQELERMLQERSGGRADVGSQNTSSTKHTHHVRVADERNKKTEDSKEEEEGAYSLVAVSQGMKNFLNTMSSHEGAELPWTGSSQPFSFDPNSMASALDRLLGSKEEELDSDDLDDDDDDDDDHDDDDDDDDDDDDEKEEVSLGTAEMNGTETLDSLRKYMDQMDQELLSTNIGQSFNLTNDNKAGLDIGSPKPSATDGLLMEGGVEETEEEIQPLDVDFNLVTNLLESLSCQAGLAGPASNLLQSLGIHLPPNSDPS, encoded by the exons ATGGACGCCCTGCAAAGGAGAGTGGTTCAGGAGGACATGGTCCAGTATCAGCTCTTCTTGATCCAGTCGGACGACTCAACTTCACAACACAGTGAGGAGCACTTCTCACATCTCTTAGAGGAGATTTTGGCCAAGGTTGCCCCGCTGCTGATGCAGTACATCTGGCAGAATCAGCCATTCAACCTCAACTACCATCCTGAGAAAG GAGGTGTTCCTGCTCATATTGGAGGTAGCACTCAGTTTGGGGACAATGTGGAGGATGAGTGGTTTATTGTTTACCTCTTAAAGAAAATCACAGAGGCCTTCCCCGAGCTCGCAGCCAG AGTTGAGGACAACGATGGGGAATTTCTCCTGATTGAAGCTGCAGATTATCTTCCAAAGTGGCTGAATCCGGACACCAGTGAGAACAGG GTGTTCCTCTATAGGGGAGAGTTGCACATCCTGCCCTACCCCTCCAAATTCAGTCCAGTAGGGATCTCGAGGGATGTGGTGCCCAGTGTGGCACAGGCTGTAGCGCTGATCTCCACCAACCCAGAGGCCTGTCGGGCAAGCCCCAAGATTTGTTCAGCCCTGAGGAAGCGGCTGGAGGG GTACCCAGACAAGATTAAATCTGGCCTGCATCGTGCCCACTGCTTCATACCTGCAGACATTGCCATGGTGTTGGCACAGAGACCAGACCTAGTCGCCCCTGCTGTTTCAGCTTTCTACCTGCGGGATCCAGTGGATCTCCAGGCGTGTCGAAGCTTCAAGAACTTTCCTCCTGATACAAGAGTCTTAACTTCG GTGACATTTACTCGTTGCCTGTAcgcccagctgcagcagcaacagttcACACCAGACCGGAGGAGCGGTTTCTCTTTGCCTCCTCGCTCTCACCAACAGTACAAAGCCCATGAGCTTGGCATGAAGCTG GCCCACGGCTTTGAGATTCTGTGCTCTAAGTGCAGACTGCCATCTTCAGAGCCTGATGCCCCAGTCAGTTGTAACCCTCAGTGGAAAGGCTTCATGGACAGCCTGAAAAGGAACGACTACTTTCGG GGAGAACTGGAAGGTTCAGCATGTTACAGAGAACTGACGAAATCAGCAGAAAACTTCTTTAAACAGTCTGTTGCCTCAAAATCCAG TGAAATGTCCCCGGGAAAGGAGGTTCTCCAGCTGCTGCACAGCTGCGATCACTTCAacatggaggagctgaagaagcaGGAGTCACAGCTCCCCCAAGAGGACA GTGACAGCTGGCTCGATATCACAGCTCAGGAGTTGGAGCGTATGTTGCAGGAAAGAAGTGGGGGGAGAGCTGATGTTGGCAGCCAAAACACCAGCTCCACTAAACACACGCATCATGTCAGGGTGGCAGACGAGAGGAATAAGAAGACTGAGGACagcaaagaggaagaggagggcgcATACAGCCTGGTAGCAGTGAGTCAGGGGATGAAGAACTTCCTCAACACCATGTCATCACATGAAGGCGCTGAACTGCCCTG GACGGGTTCATCTCAGCCTTTTAGCTTTGACCCGAACTCCATGGCCAGCGCACTGGACCGACTGCTAG gaagcaaagaagaagaacttgATTCAGATGACCTtgacgatgatgacgatgatgacgatgaccatgatgatgatgatgatgatgatgatgatgatgatgatgaaaaagaaGAGGTGTCCCTTGGTACTGCAGAGATGAATGGTACAGAGACGTTGGACAGTCTCAGAAAATATATGGACCAAATGGATCAGGAGCTCCTGAGCACTAATATTGGACAAAGCTTTAATCTAACG AATGATAACAAGGCAGGTCTGGACATTGGGTCTCCCAAACCTTCTGCCACAGATGGCCTCCtgatggagggaggggtggaggagacagaggaggagattCAGCCTCTTGACGTGGACTTCAACCTGGTCACCAACCTGCTGGAGTCCCTCAGCTGTCAGGCCGGGCTTGCCGGACCAGCCTCCAACCTGCTGCAGAGTCTGGGCATACACCTCCCTCCCAACTCTGATCCCTCATAA